A stretch of DNA from Candidatus Cloacimonadota bacterium:
GGAATTAGCCGGTATTTTCATATTTTCATTCAAATGTGATCTGGCAATAATAACAGGCTTTTCAGTATCCTGTACATCCAGAAGCTGCGCAATATGCCCCATAGATTCTATCAGTTCTGCCGTTTCTACTGGAAAAAGCTCAGAGATATTAGATATTTCGTCTTCATATTCAATATCATCTTCAATGAGTTTCCCGGAAATATCCTGTTTAAATATCTCTCCTGTAATGATAGAACAACTGCTTAAAAGTAAAGACTCAATATTATTAAGTAAATTGTTTTTAAAACTCAGAAAAATAAGAAGATCGAATAGAATAATAATAATCACGACTGTAGCAGTAAAAAAAATAGTTAAACGAACACGAATTGAATAGTTTTTCAAAACGGTTTACTTGTCTTTTAAAATATATCCCCTGCCACGCAGAGTATAAATGAGTTTATGAGCGTTATTATCATCTATTTTTTTACGAAGATGGTGGATATAAACATTTACTACATTTGTAAACAATTCTGAATTCATATCCCAGACATGTTCGATTATCTGAGTTTCTGTTACTATCTTATTCTTATTCCTCAACAGAAATTCCAGCAATCCGTACTCTCTGCCAGATAGAAAAATCTCTTTTCCCGCCCGAAATACTCTTCTGGAGCTTATATCCAATTCCAAATCTACAGCGGATAAAACTTGAGTATGATATTCCTGTGATCTTCTTAATAATGCTTGAATGCGAGCCAATAATTCATCGAAAGAGAAAGGTTTGCTTAAATAATCATCCGCTCCGGTTTGCAGTCCTTTCACCTTGTCTTCTATAGATACCTTTGCTGTTAAAATAATAATTGGTGTGTTTTTTTGATTATCTCTGATTTCCCGGCAGATTTCTAAACCGTTCTTCTGAGGCAGCATGATGTCTAAAATTATCAGATCATAGTCAATGACCAAAGCCCAATACAGGCCGTCATCTCCATTGTGAAAAATATCAATTGCGTAGTTTTCTTCCTGCAGGCCTTTGGCTATAAAACCAGCAATTTTTTTATCATCCTCAACCAATAAAATTCTCATTTAAATCTTCCTCACTAAAATAAACAAATTTCAAGCTCAAATTTGACAAGCAAAATATGAGCTTACTGCAATTATTAAAATTTTCTATCTCCCTGCTACATTTAGAAAATTAGTCTTTTTCTTCAAATACTTAGCAATGATAAATCCGATGGTCACAAATAAAAACGAAAATGCAATAATCATATTTATATGACTGCTTTTGCCTATCAATTTTCCAACAACGTCGAAAAAGAAAAAAATACAGAATAAGGCAAAAATGCCATCAGCTTCTTTTTTAATGACCTTTTTCCAGATAAATGACTTTGATGGTTTTACATATGATCTAAACTTTGGAATAAAAGCTGGAGTTTCTTCTGACCAATTCACAAAATCCACTCCGAATTTGCGATTTAAAAATTGTTCCTCAGCATACATGATCCTTTCGTAGTAAATCCAAAATAACAAACAAAAAGTAATGATAAACCATAAATGCCCGGTTAACAAACAAATTCCAAAATAGATTAAGAAATTACCCAGGTATAAAGGGTGACGTACCAATGAATATATCCCTGTCTTATTCAAGCTTTGTGCTACTTGTTTTTTTGTATTTCTACCAGAGGTTCTTTTTGGAGTATAGCCAACCGTATATATTCTCACGAAAATACCTAAAAGACTAATGAAAAGACATAAATATTGATAATAAAACTTAAATTTTGTAACTTCTGTATTTAAATTATCAGGGAGAATTTCATTTCTAAAATATAGGACAATACCAATAGCTAAGATTATTATCGGCAAATAGCTCCTGTTAGAAAACAACCAATTACCCTGTGTTTCAAGTTCTTTTCGTAAACACATATCGTATACCTTTTCCTATCATAAACTGTAACCTAATTTCAGATAACACTCTACAGTCATTGTTTTTGGTTTCTTGATGTTCGCATTCATATTATTCCTCCTTCATATTTTTTATATCACGAAAACTGAACTTCACACTTGGGATAATAACCTGCTTATATTAAAAGAAGATTAAGAAAAAATTATATTCCTTTAATTTCAGTGATAAGAATCGGTTGTTATTACATAAAAACTCGTTGTATTGCTGCAGGTTAAGAGAGTTATAATTTAACTGAGTAGAGTAGTGTTAACAAATTAATAATTTTTCATATTAACAGAAAAGTATTGAGATAAACAAAGCATCATTCTTACATTTCATTCATTTATTATTTATGGAGTCTACCAAATATTTGAAGGAATCAGGTATTGAAATTTGAACTTTGTAATATGAAATTAAGGAAGAACTGCAATCACTTGAAGTAAAACTATGAAGAACTGCAATCACTTGCAGTTTGGGACTGTAAATAGCTTTAAATGTCTATAAAATGAATTGATAGCTGATTGAGAAGTGGTTTACATAATGTTAAAATTGAAATCATGCTGTCACTTTTTGAAATTTAATAAAAAGAGACACCCAAGACTTCAACGGGAAAAAACGATTACCCGATAGCGCAACTCTTTAGTTTACTAATTGATAACTCGCTTTTTCAGTCGTTTTTTCAAAACTTCAATTTGCAGGTTTTTAGGGTAGTTCCTTATCAGAACGAATCCATCTTTGCGGTCTTTTTAGGGAGCTTCTCTGTCTCCTAAATGCCTTTATCTATTAGGTTTATCAAATGCTTACTCGTTTAGGGATGAGCAAAACGCTGCACAACCCTACCGTTTTTACGCTTTTTCGCTTTTTCACTTTCTGAAAAAACGGTTTTTCAGGGAGAAATGAAAAAACGGTGAAAAAACGATCGAAAATTCGATTTACTAATTCGAAATTTCATTCTGTTGGAAATGAAAATCCGAAAGCTGTTTCTGATCTTGGGAATTTGATAGTTCATCAACTTTCATAAATACAAATTCGTTTATAATTTTTATTGTTTCAAGCTCAAGGTGTGATTTTTTTCCTATTGAAGAATGAGAAACATCAATTTTAGCTTCTTCACCATTTTTGATTTCTGAAACCTTTATTGTGATTATTCGCATATATCCTCCTCTATATATAAGATGTAAAAGCGAATTTTATTGGGTAACATGAGGTTATAATTGTTTGCAAATAATGAAAATAGGATTGTATGTTTAAGGATTTGTTCGGTCTAAACTTAAGGCTTTCTATTGAGTATTTAACTCCAGAAACCAATAATCTCCGTAATTAATCCATTTGAAAGTATAGGACTTTTCTAAGGAGATACACGCAGGTTTTCCACCAATTGGAGTATTAATATCCACACCATTTATTATACTATGTCCATCAGAGATATCATAATCCCAACTTTTAGCTTGTTTAGATTCAGGGAATACAAAATTACGATGATCAGTCATAGCGAGAGCAACACCAAAATCAATATCGCATTTTTTAATGTAATTCTCTAATAACTCTAAATCCTGATAAACTCCAAATCTAAATAAATCCTGTGCACCACGTTTATTACCAGATGAAGCTAAAGTTTTGTAACATTTCATTTCGATTGCTACTTTTTTTGAAATTGCTTTTGTGTTGTATTTGACTAACACATCGATTTCTTTTGTTCGACCTTCTATTACAACTCCAGTTTCGAGTTCAAGTTCAAAGTTCTCGTCTTCACGAATACGTATTAATTCAAGACCTTGTTTTAAGTAATAAGCAAATTGTAGCTGTAATGAAGCTTCTTTATTGATGGGAATTATACCATTACCAATCTTTTTTACAAGTAATTCCCAGCTCCAGCTAATAATATCCAATACTCGCTTATCAATATTATTTTCAATTAATTCGGACTTTAATATAACATTATACTTTTCAATGAACTCCAGATAATGACTTCTTATGTTAGTTGATAATTCATACGTCAATGATTGATAAAGAATTCTTTCCCAAGAGATTCCAAAGAAATGGTTTTGATAAGCATCAATTAGAAATGATTTTTTAACATTGGCAACTGTATTAAAAATCTTCGTATTTGCTTCTGGATATAGAAAGATTACATAATTATCTTCATTTATATGAATTAAGTTTCTAAAAACCTGATAATTACTTAGAAACTTTTCAATAGTATGAAATTCGGATTTTAACGAATTTAAATGATGTTTATAGATATCGTTGAATTTCGTTCTGTATTTGATTGTGTTGTTAACTCTACCAAATCCATTTTCAGTATATTTAATTTCAAAGAAGAATTGTTTACCTGAATCAGTCTTAAAATAGAAATCAAAAGATGTTGGGGTTTGATTTTTATAATTATCTATCGAAGATTCTTTTTCAAATGTAACTGTATCGTAATTTATTGTTTCACCAGTAAATCCCAATATATCTAATATCAAATCTAACTTATTCTCATCAATTAGAGGATAAAAGAAATTAATGCACATAGCTTGAGAGGAATTCAAATGATTAAATCCATCGTGTAATTTTATTTTAGAGTATTTGCTTTTGAAGAAGTTGTCTCGATAGAATTTAATTACATTCAAATCTTGATGTGCCACATCTAAAATATGTGAATATTCAACACCTCGCCACAAGCCATCGGATATTGATGGAAACTTTTTCTTTTTATATGAACTCATTTTATCGATTATTTTTTTTTGATACATTCTTGAAATCTCCTTTCGATAAAGGATTACTTCTTTGTTGGCTTATTTACTCCACCGTAATTAGTAAACATTCCAGCAGCATCTTGAGGATTTCCAGTTTTCGCATATTTTTTTGCACTTTTAAGGAATCCAAGAATTCCCAATGCAATTCCTGCAGGTGGGCAAACTACAGTAACTCCAACGACAGCAGCAGTTCCAACTAAAGCTTTAGCAGCATC
This window harbors:
- a CDS encoding response regulator transcription factor, giving the protein MRILLVEDDKKIAGFIAKGLQEENYAIDIFHNGDDGLYWALVIDYDLIILDIMLPQKNGLEICREIRDNQKNTPIIILTAKVSIEDKVKGLQTGADDYLSKPFSFDELLARIQALLRRSQEYHTQVLSAVDLELDISSRRVFRAGKEIFLSGREYGLLEFLLRNKNKIVTETQIIEHVWDMNSELFTNVVNVYIHHLRKKIDDNNAHKLIYTLRGRGYILKDK
- a CDS encoding isoprenylcysteine carboxylmethyltransferase family protein, which codes for MCLRKELETQGNWLFSNRSYLPIIILAIGIVLYFRNEILPDNLNTEVTKFKFYYQYLCLFISLLGIFVRIYTVGYTPKRTSGRNTKKQVAQSLNKTGIYSLVRHPLYLGNFLIYFGICLLTGHLWFIITFCLLFWIYYERIMYAEEQFLNRKFGVDFVNWSEETPAFIPKFRSYVKPSKSFIWKKVIKKEADGIFALFCIFFFFDVVGKLIGKSSHINMIIAFSFLFVTIGFIIAKYLKKKTNFLNVAGR